The Coleofasciculaceae cyanobacterium sequence TTGTCGAACAAAATACAATTTATTTTTCTAATTACCAAGACGGTAGAATTTATCAACAGGTAATAGGCAAACAGCCTAATCCACTAACTAACAAATTACACCAACGCTATGGGGACATAATAGTAGACCAAGACCGAAATCGCTTAATCTGTGTCTGTGAGGATCACCAGGCTGATGCTGAAGCTAATAATAATATTGTAACTATTAATATTAGTACTGGCAGAATCCAAAATTTAATCGCTGGCAGTGATTTTTATTCTTCTCCTCGTCTAAGTTCTGATGGTCAACAGCTAGCCTGGCTGAGTTGGGATCATCCTAATATGCCTTGGGACAGTACCTATTTATGGTTAGCCAAGATCGACGCAAACGGCTTGCTCTTTGAACCCAAGATTGTTGCTGGGGGAAAGGCAGAATCGATTTGCGAACCAAAGTGGGGTAGCGACGGTACGCTATACTTCTGTAGCGATCGCACTAACTGGTGGAATATCTATCGACGCAATCGAGATGGTCAAGTCGAAATTTTACACGAAAAGGCGGCAGAATTCGCCTATCCTCATTGGGTGTTTGGCTTGTCTACCTATGCTTTAGTCGGAAATGAGCGTCTGGTGTGTGCTTATTCGTCGGAGGGTTGCTGGCATTTAGGCATAATTGACCTCAAAACTAAACAGTTTAAAGAAATTAAAACCAGATTTACTAATCTTGGCGATCTTCAAAGTAGTAGTAGTGGTTTTGTTGTCTTCATCGGCGGTTCACCTACAGAAGCTACCGCAGTAATTAAGTTAAATTTGGATACGCAAACACAACAAGTACTGAAGCGGACAGGAGATCTTAAGATTGAACCTGGCTATCTGAGCTTGCCAGAAGCGATCGCCTTTCCCACAACAGATGATTTAACTGCTTATGCTTGGTACTATCCCCCTCAAAATCAAGACTATATTGCATCACCTGGAGAGCTTCCCCCTTTGGTGGTCAAAAGTCATGGTGGACCGACAGCAGCAGCTTCAGTGGATTTAAACCTGCGAATTCAGTATTGGACTAGTCGGGGATTTGGCTATTTGGACGTTAATTATGGTGGCAGTATTGGTTATGGTCGTAAGTATCGTCAAAGACTAGATGGCAAGTGGGGCATTGTTGATGTGGATGATTGCGTTAATGCTGCTAAATATTTGGTCGATCAAAGACGGGTAGATGGCGATCGCTTAGTAATTACAGGTAGCAGCGCAGGAGGATATACTACTCTGGCAGCTTTGACTTTTCGCGATACCTTTAAAGCAGGGGCAAGCTACTATGGCGTAAGCGATTTGGAGATTTTAGCCAGAGATACTCATAAATTTGAATCTCGTTATCTGGATGGTTTAGTCGGCAAATATCCTGAACAGCGAGCTATTTATCAAGAGCGATCGCCAATTTACTTTACCGAACTTTTGGATTGTTCCGTAATTTTCTTTCAGGGTTTGGAGGACAAGGTAGTTCCGCCCAATCAGGCAGAGATGATGTTTCAAGCGATTAAACAGAAAGGTTTACCCGTGGCTTATATATCTTTTGAGGAAGAAGCTCATGGCTTTAGAATTGCGGACAATATCAAAAAGGCTCTAGATAGTGAATTTTATTTTTATGCTCGTATCTTTGGGTTTGAGCCAGCCGATCCAATTGAACCAATAGAAATCATTAATTTAGCTTGAAAATTTTCAGCTCTCTTCTATTTAGCTCAAGTTAAAAATAGTTAAAATATGTCGATCAACCAGGTGTTTTTGTACGTACCAAATATTATTGGCTATCTTAGATTTGGGCTTTATTTAGGCAGCTTTATTGGTCATAGTTTAGGAAACTGGCAATTGTGTATTGGCCTATATGCGATCGCCTTTATTTTAGATGAATTCGATGGTCGTGCTGCTCGTGCCTATAACCAAAGCAGTAATTTTGGTGCAGCCTTAGATATGGTGGCCGATCGTTCTGCTACTGCGGGCTTGTGTTTGATTTTAGCCCAGCTATATCCGAATTATTTATTAGCTTTTATTGGCGCGATCGCTCTTGATATTAGCAGCCATTATTATCTAATTTACGCTACGGGAATGCTAGGGAGAGCCAGTCACAAGGATTCTGCCAAGTGGTCAACTAATGGGCTGCTTAAACTATATTACGGCAGTAAATCGTTTATGGGTTTATTAATTGCAGGTAATGAGCTTTTTTATATTTTGCTTTATCTTAATTTTTACCTGGTTGGACTGAGCTTTAGCTTAACTGGTTGGCATATAAATCTTTGGCAATTATTGCTTATATTTTGCTTACCTATTTACCTATTGAAACAAGCAACAAACGTTTTACAGTTGCAAGCTTCGGCTCAAGAAATAGCCAAATTAGATTTAATTCAGAGCCAAGAATATAAACCAGCGATCGACGAATAATCTTGGTATTTCGATGTGCGGGGTAAATAAGAAGTAGACCTTCTATTTACTCCGCCTCGCTTAGTAGTTAATCCAGTGCTTCTAAATAGAAACCTTAGCGATCGACTAAAGCATATTGAACTGCTCACCAGTGACAATATCAGCACTACTGCCATTGGTAATATTGATATCGTTCAAGGTAACTTGTTGACCAAAAATATCTGTCACTAACAAATCTTGTTTCCCACTTATACCACTACTATTGGTGACAAAACGGTTATCAGAGCCACGAGTTAATGGTTTGCTACCGCCGCCTTCTGTCAGCAAATCAACGCTTTCAATCGGGTGACGATGATTGTTTAGTCTGACAGCACCGTAATTAGGATTAGATTCGGCAATTCCTTCTACGACAATACCTTGACCAATAGTGTAGCCATAGGGAGTTTTAAAGTTATTGCCTGGACTAATCAATTCGTATTCGATATTTACTATGCCATCAACAGGATCGGCAACTTGAGCAAATGCTTCCCCGCTCAAATCCAAGCCATCGGCACGTTCAACCAAATGGTCAGAAACCTGAACTACAATCGGAGCGTCTCCTGCTCTTTGTTCTGGTCCAGATACTTTTAAGAAAGCTCCACTAGCTTCCGAGCCATTCCACTGCACATTGTTAATCGCAGTAATTCCTTCTAAAGCGGCTCCCGTAAGATTATCATACCCTGAGTTGCCTTTGCCACCAGCGGGGTTGGCTGCATCGTAGAAGGTAGCTCGTCCTTGATAAGTTTTATTTAAAGCTAGATTGTTATCTAAACTAGGATTTGAGTCGGTATAAATGCTGTCGCTACTGCTAGGGCTAT is a genomic window containing:
- a CDS encoding prolyl oligopeptidase family serine peptidase: MKTPQVAAFGSWKSPITSNLIVSQTIGIGGIAVEGEKIYWVENRPQEQGRNLIVGYHNQHEQNITPAPFSVRSKIHEYGGGAFVVEQNTIYFSNYQDGRIYQQVIGKQPNPLTNKLHQRYGDIIVDQDRNRLICVCEDHQADAEANNNIVTINISTGRIQNLIAGSDFYSSPRLSSDGQQLAWLSWDHPNMPWDSTYLWLAKIDANGLLFEPKIVAGGKAESICEPKWGSDGTLYFCSDRTNWWNIYRRNRDGQVEILHEKAAEFAYPHWVFGLSTYALVGNERLVCAYSSEGCWHLGIIDLKTKQFKEIKTRFTNLGDLQSSSSGFVVFIGGSPTEATAVIKLNLDTQTQQVLKRTGDLKIEPGYLSLPEAIAFPTTDDLTAYAWYYPPQNQDYIASPGELPPLVVKSHGGPTAAASVDLNLRIQYWTSRGFGYLDVNYGGSIGYGRKYRQRLDGKWGIVDVDDCVNAAKYLVDQRRVDGDRLVITGSSAGGYTTLAALTFRDTFKAGASYYGVSDLEILARDTHKFESRYLDGLVGKYPEQRAIYQERSPIYFTELLDCSVIFFQGLEDKVVPPNQAEMMFQAIKQKGLPVAYISFEEEAHGFRIADNIKKALDSEFYFYARIFGFEPADPIEPIEIINLA
- a CDS encoding CDP-alcohol phosphatidyltransferase family protein; translated protein: MSINQVFLYVPNIIGYLRFGLYLGSFIGHSLGNWQLCIGLYAIAFILDEFDGRAARAYNQSSNFGAALDMVADRSATAGLCLILAQLYPNYLLAFIGAIALDISSHYYLIYATGMLGRASHKDSAKWSTNGLLKLYYGSKSFMGLLIAGNELFYILLYLNFYLVGLSFSLTGWHINLWQLLLIFCLPIYLLKQATNVLQLQASAQEIAKLDLIQSQEYKPAIDE
- a CDS encoding expansin EXLX1 family cellulose-binding protein, which encodes MPIENINVDYSLVEDWGDIQQGKIDITNNSDSNLDSWDLKFNLSDQITEISNAEIVGKDNGRYTIEHESWNREIKAGETVTVNFTSNGDGSAPKNFDIQGSSDSPSSSDSIYTDSNPSLDNNLALNKTYQGRATFYDAANPAGGKGNSGYDNLTGAALEGITAINNVQWNGSEASGAFLKVSGPEQRAGDAPIVVQVSDHLVERADGLDLSGEAFAQVADPVDGIVNIEYELISPGNNFKTPYGYTIGQGIVVEGIAESNPNYGAVRLNNHRHPIESVDLLTEGGGSKPLTRGSDNRFVTNSSGISGKQDLLVTDIFGQQVTLNDINITNGSSADIVTGEQFNML